From one Dehalococcoidia bacterium genomic stretch:
- a CDS encoding anion permease, with product MAPVSMGVSTSLGASVDPFLMAVAIGGSSAFLTPIGHQSNTIVMGPGGYRFGDYWRMGLPLEVLIVAISVPLIMWAWPLGIRLQSPASRGESSPSADIMALCTSSTASGPISSAASSALFATVSCASASEIPSMVDSSDTLSSAPRAALNRLPPTSCAP from the coding sequence ATGGCGCCTGTATCGATGGGAGTATCCACCAGTCTTGGGGCCTCGGTCGACCCGTTCCTGATGGCGGTGGCAATTGGTGGGTCGTCAGCCTTTCTTACACCCATTGGACACCAGTCCAACACCATTGTGATGGGGCCCGGGGGTTACAGGTTTGGGGACTACTGGAGGATGGGCCTTCCCCTGGAGGTTCTGATAGTAGCCATCTCCGTGCCGCTGATCATGTGGGCCTGGCCGCTGGGGATCCGACTTCAATCACCTGCATCGCGTGGGGAGTCGTCTCCATCTGCCGACATTATGGCCCTCTGCACCTCGTCAACGGCCTCTGGCCCTATTTCCTCCGCGGCCAGCAGCGCACTCTTTGCTACGGTGTCATGCGCCTCAGCTTCGGAAATTCCGAGCATGGTCGATAGTTCCGATACGCTCTCAAGTGCGCCGAGAGCCGCCCTGAACAGGCTGCCTCCAACCTCGTGCGCTCCCTGA
- a CDS encoding MFS transporter, with protein sequence MTEEPRNPSFRQLIRTRNFGLLWGAGGLSAIADQFDLIAFPWLVLLVTGDPLAVGIVISVGSIPAVFFMLLGGSLADRYGPRLIMLFSNATRIVLVTTLAVLILTDMTSLWLIYLFSLLKGTADSFYYPAHLAILPRVVPTGLLPQSNAVIHTTSELSGFIGPALAGSLIALFNSGGPMGGGSDKTGIGIVFAVMAVALLVSSLMLLILRIDSSSADSEGTDAAESSVLSSIAQGIRHVRSDGSMLAVFLLIAGVEILIEGPVTVGLPVLSEMRFAEGAFALGVITSMYAGGTVMGAILAGTLPAPRRRLGPILIAAFALSGILMMPLGLLTSMWYAVCIGLAVGVLGGYIDVILTSWLQARTPQAMLGRVMSLLTISAIGLSPISYAASGALMKVSLRWVFIASGGLMALFSIAVGLRREIREMGGAEGRND encoded by the coding sequence ATGACTGAGGAACCCAGAAACCCATCGTTCCGGCAGCTGATTAGAACGCGGAACTTCGGACTGCTTTGGGGCGCGGGCGGACTGTCGGCCATCGCCGACCAGTTCGACCTGATCGCATTCCCGTGGCTGGTACTGCTGGTCACAGGAGACCCACTTGCAGTTGGGATTGTGATTTCGGTGGGCAGCATTCCCGCAGTGTTCTTCATGCTGCTTGGCGGGTCTCTCGCCGACAGATACGGCCCACGACTGATCATGCTGTTCAGCAACGCCACCCGAATTGTGCTCGTCACAACGCTGGCTGTGCTGATTCTGACTGACATGACGAGCCTGTGGCTCATTTACCTGTTCTCGTTACTGAAAGGTACAGCGGACTCGTTCTACTACCCGGCTCACCTGGCGATACTGCCGCGGGTTGTTCCGACCGGACTGCTGCCCCAGTCAAATGCGGTGATCCACACGACCTCGGAATTGAGTGGATTCATCGGTCCCGCACTGGCCGGAAGCCTCATAGCACTCTTCAACAGTGGTGGACCTATGGGAGGCGGCTCGGACAAGACGGGGATAGGGATTGTGTTTGCGGTGATGGCGGTTGCCCTCCTGGTCTCTTCACTGATGCTGCTCATCCTTCGGATTGATAGCTCCAGTGCAGATTCCGAGGGCACGGACGCCGCCGAATCCAGTGTTCTGTCGTCCATTGCACAGGGGATCAGACACGTCCGCTCTGACGGATCGATGCTCGCAGTATTCCTGCTCATCGCAGGGGTCGAAATTCTGATAGAAGGCCCGGTAACCGTCGGACTCCCTGTCCTGTCGGAAATGAGGTTCGCAGAGGGCGCATTCGCTTTGGGAGTCATCACATCGATGTACGCTGGTGGGACGGTAATGGGTGCGATTCTTGCAGGGACACTGCCCGCGCCGCGTCGTCGCCTGGGACCGATCTTGATAGCAGCCTTTGCACTGTCCGGCATACTCATGATGCCCTTAGGATTGCTAACGTCGATGTGGTATGCGGTGTGTATCGGGCTGGCCGTCGGGGTGCTGGGCGGATACATAGACGTAATCCTCACATCGTGGCTACAGGCCCGTACACCTCAGGCAATGCTCGGCCGGGTGATGAGCCTCCTGACGATTTCGGCGATCGGGTTATCGCCAATCTCTTACGCGGCCTCCGGCGCTCTGATGAAGGTAAGCCTGCGGTGGGTGTTCATTGCCTCCGGTGGGCTGATGGCGTTATTCAGCATCGCCGTCGGGCTGCGGCGCGAGATACGTGAGATGGGCGGGGCGGAAGGCCGAAACGACTAG
- a CDS encoding DUF3500 domain-containing protein, whose translation MTLELTDFKVRNRPPVSGRRLDPDMSEQMANNIRDAETQIAEPFRGLTADGHVVPNLFTLQETGLSNEAVKRAADAWLDCVDPGQRDSALFSVDSDAWRRWSNIHVFLMRHGAMMEDMTEGQRDLAFDLLRESFSPSGFKLARNIMKLNESIREITGSDDELGEWLYWLSVLGEPSLDEPWGWQFDGHHLNVNCFLLGGQMVMTPMFMGSEPVAVDIGKHAGTRVFQAEEGTALNLARTLSAEQRSKAIVSNDVPPGVFTGAFRDNFEMRYEGIKFDELSSRQQALMFDLIGTYINRMRSDHAELRMEEIREHLDETQFAWMGGTDEDSVFYYRVHSPVVLIEFDHQGGIFLDNDEPTRNHIHTVVRTPNGNDYGKDLLRQHREQVNHHSH comes from the coding sequence ATGACGCTGGAACTCACGGACTTTAAGGTACGAAACCGTCCTCCTGTTTCCGGCCGAAGGCTGGATCCCGATATGTCGGAGCAGATGGCGAACAACATTCGGGATGCTGAGACGCAGATCGCCGAACCCTTCCGGGGACTGACTGCCGACGGCCATGTCGTCCCAAATCTGTTCACCCTGCAAGAGACCGGCCTGTCCAATGAAGCGGTGAAACGGGCCGCCGATGCCTGGCTGGACTGTGTTGACCCCGGTCAGCGCGACTCCGCGCTCTTCTCCGTGGACAGCGATGCCTGGCGACGCTGGAGCAACATCCACGTCTTCCTGATGCGCCACGGTGCGATGATGGAGGACATGACCGAGGGCCAGCGTGACCTTGCATTCGACCTGCTGCGAGAAAGCTTCAGTCCCAGCGGCTTCAAGCTTGCCCGCAACATCATGAAGCTCAACGAGTCCATTAGGGAGATCACCGGCAGCGATGACGAGCTGGGAGAGTGGCTCTACTGGCTGAGCGTTCTCGGCGAGCCTTCCCTGGACGAGCCGTGGGGCTGGCAGTTCGATGGCCACCATCTGAACGTCAACTGCTTCCTGCTGGGAGGCCAGATGGTGATGACACCCATGTTCATGGGGTCCGAGCCGGTGGCTGTCGACATTGGCAAACACGCCGGAACGCGTGTCTTCCAGGCTGAAGAGGGTACAGCGTTGAATCTCGCCCGTACGCTATCCGCCGAGCAGCGGAGCAAGGCGATAGTCTCCAATGACGTTCCCCCTGGCGTCTTCACGGGCGCATTCAGGGACAACTTCGAGATGCGTTATGAGGGCATCAAGTTCGATGAACTATCCAGCCGTCAGCAGGCACTCATGTTCGACCTGATCGGCACCTACATCAACCGAATGCGTTCCGATCACGCCGAGCTCAGAATGGAAGAGATAAGGGAGCACCTCGACGAGACCCAATTCGCCTGGATGGGCGGCACCGACGAGGACAGCGTCTTCTACTACCGGGTGCACAGCCCTGTAGTCCTAATCGAGTTCGACCACCAGGGCGGTATCTTCCTGGACAACGACGAACCAACGCGAAATCACATCCACACCGTGGTGCGGACTCCCAACGGCAACGACTACGGCAAGGACCTGCTGCGCCAGCACCGGGAACAGGTCAACCACCACAGCCACTAG